The Saccharothrix violaceirubra genome segment GGCCAGCCGCCCGGCCGTGAACACGTCGTCGGGCTCGACGCGCACCTCGCCGCCGGCCGCCCGCACCGCGCCCGCCGTCGCGTCCGCGTCCGGCGTGTTCAGGTGGACGGTCCACGCGCCGGGCTCGGTGGACGGGCCGATCGCGGCCACGATCCGCCCGTCGTGGCGGAAGAAGCCGTACCCGCCCGCCTCCGGGCCCAGCGGCTCGTGGGTCCAGTCGAGCAGCGCGGTGTAGTAGGCGGCGCTGCGCTCCACGTCGGTGCTGCCGAGGTCGAGCCAGTTGGGCACGCCGGTCAGGTAGTCGGTGGTGAGCACTTCTCCACACTCCAGGTCGTCGGGTCGTCCGGTCGGGACGGACGTTAGCGAGGGGGTACGACAATTTCCGGTCGGGTGGCACGGGGACCTCGTCCGAGTCCCGATCGGACCCGCGGTGCAGGATGGTCGCCATGAACCCCGTCGTCACCATCACCGGCGCCTCCGGAGGCATCGGCGGACGCGTCGCCCGGCGGCTCGCCGCGGCGGGCGTGGCCCAACGCCTCGTCGCCCGCAACCCCGCCGCCCTGCCGGCCCTGCCCGGCGCCACCCGGGTCGTGGGCGCGGCCTACTCCGACGTCGTCGGCATGCGCGCGGCGCTCGTGGGCACCGAGGTGCTCCTGCTGGTGTCCGCCCGCGAGTCCGCCGACCGGGTGCGCGAACACCGGACCGCGATCGACGCCGCGATCGCCGAGGGTGTTCACCGCATCGTGTACCTGTCGTTCCTGGGCGCCGCGGCGGACTGCACCTTCACGTTCGGCCGCGACCACTGGCACACCGAGGAGTACCTGCGGGCGACGGGCGTGCGGTTCGTCGCGTTGCGCGACAGCCTCTACAGCTCCGCGCTGCCCGCGATGACCGGCGCGGACGGCGTGCTGCGCGGACCGGCCGGCGGCGGCCGGGTGTCGGTCGTGTCGCCCGACGACGTGGCGGACGTGGCCGTGGCCGCGCTGCTCGACCCCGCCTACGACGGGCAGGTGCTGGACGTCACCGGTCCGGAGGCGATCACGCTCGCCGAGGCCGCCGCGCACCTGACCCGCGTGACCGGCCGGCCGGTGTCCTACCAGCCGGAGACCGAGGCCGAGGCGTACGCGTCGCGGTCGGGTTACGGCGCACCCGAGTTCGAGGTCGCCGGGTGGGTCACGTCGTACCAGGCCATCGCCACCGGTGAACTCGCGGTCGTGTCCGACGCCGTGCGCCGGGCCACCGGGCACGCGCCGCAGGCGTTCGGCGACTTCCTCGACGCCAACCCGAACACCTGGGCGCACCTGCGGGTCTGACCGTTTCCGCGTCACCCGGCCCGGGTACAGCCGTCCGGTGGGTGATGTGATCGGGACGAAGATCCCCGGACGGCTCGACCGGCTGCCGTGGTCACGGTGGCATTGGCGGATCCTGCTGGGTCTGGGCACCGTGTGGGTGCTCGACGGCCTGGAGGTCACCATCGTCGGCGCCATGGCGGCGCGGCTGGTCGAGCCGGACGCGGGTGCCGGGCTGACCGCCGCGACGGTCGGCGTCGCGGCGGCCTGCTACGTGGCGGGCGCCTGCGTGGGCGCCCTGGTGTTCGGCCGGTTGACCGACACGTTCGGGCGCAAGAAGCTCTTCCTCGTCACGCTCGGCGTGTACGTCGTGGCGACGGTCGCGACCGCGTTCTCGTTCGCGCCGTGGTTCTTCTTCCTGGCCCGGTTCGTCACCGGCGCGGGCATCGGCGGCGAGTACGCGGCGATCAACTCCGCGGTCGACGAATTGATCCCGGCCCGGCTGCGCGGTCGGATCGACCTGGTGGTCAACGGCACGTACTGGGCGGGTGCGGCGGCCGGTTCGGCGTTGGCGCTCGTGCTGCTGGACACCGACCTGCTGCCGACCGGGCTGGGCTGGCGGATCGCGTTCGCGCTGGGCGCGGTGCTGGGCCTGCTGATCCTGGTGGTGCGCCGGCACGTGCCGGAGAGCCCGCGCTGGCTGTTCATCCACGGCCGGGCGGCGGAGGCCGAGCGGCTGGTCGACGACGTCGAACGCGAGGTGCGCGCGGAGACCGGCGCCGAGCTGTCCGAAGTGGACAAGAAGATCGAGATCCGACAGCGCGGGTCCGTCCCGCTGCGGGAGATCGCGGTGACCGCGTTCCGCGACTACCCGAAGCGCTCGGTGCTGGGCCTGGCGCTGTTCGTGGGGCAGGCGTTCCTCTACAACGGCATCACGTTCAACCTGGGCACGTTGTTCGCCGACTACTACCACGTGGCGTCCGGGGTGATCCCGCTGTTCCTGGTGGTCTACGCGGTGGGCAACCTGCTGGGACCGCTGGTGCTCGGCCACTTCTTCGACACGGTCGGCCGCAAGCCGATGATCGCCGCGACCTACCTGGGCTCCGCTCTGGCCACGATCCCGCTCACGTGGGCGTTCGTCACCGGCACGGGCGGTGCCGGGTTGTTCCTGGCGCTGTTGGTGGTGACGTTCTTCCTGGCGTCGGCCGGCGCGAGTTCGGCGTACCTGACGGTCAGCGAGATCTTCCCGATGGAGACGCGGGCGTTGGCCATCGCGTTCTTCTACGCGGTCGGCACGGCGTTGGGCGGCATCGTGGGGCCGTTGCTGTTCGGCTCGTTGATCGAGTCCGGCGACGTGGGGCGGGTCGCGTTCGGTTTCGGGCTGTCGGCCGTGGTGATGGCGCTGGGCGGTGTCGCGGCGCTGCTGTTCGGCGTGAAGGCCGAGCGCGCCTCCTTGGAGGACGTCGCCCGGCCGTTGAGCACGGCGTGAAGCGTCAGTTGGCGGCGGTGAAACGCTGGTTGAGGAACGCGGGCTTCTCGATCTCGTCCACGAGCGCGACCGCGTAGTCCTCGGCGCTGATCTTGCTCTCGCCGGCCTCGTCGGAGACGACCTGGTCGGTGCCGGTGCGGTACGTGCCGGTCCGCTCGCCGGGCGCGATGGTCTTCGCCGGGCTGAACGCGGTCCACGACACGTCCTCGACCGTGCGCAGGAAGTCCAGGGCGTCGCCGTGCGCGTGCATGATCTCCAGGAGGAAGTCCGGCAGGCCGGGCGTGTCCCACACCTTGACGCCGGGGGCCGTCTCCAGGCTGCCCGCGCCGTTGACGACGATCAGGCGGGGCGTCGGCTCGACCCCGCGCAGAGCCGACACGAGGGCGCGGGTGGCGCCGGCGACGTCGCCGTTGACCGAGCTGACCACGACGTCGTAGCCGGTGACCTGGGCGGACGTGACCTGGAAGACGTCCGCCACGGTCTCCTTGGTCAGCGCCTCGTGCTCCTTCTCGAGCTTCGCCGGGTCGCGCAGCAGGGCGGTGACGCGGTGGCCGCGGGCCAGCGCCTCGTCGAGGATCCGCGCGCCGATGGTTCCGGTAGCGCCGAACAGCGCGATGTGTGCCATGTCCGGAACGCTACGGTCCACCCCGTGCGGACGGCGAGGTGGAACCGGGACCCGATGTGGTGAGAATGCGACACGAGACGATCCTGGACGAGCGGTACAGCAACCCCGTCGGCGATCTGGGCGTGGAAGTGATGACGCTGAGTGTGCTGCGCGAGCGGGCGGTGCCGGGTGGTGATCGACTCGCCGGTCCGCAGCGGCCCCGGTTCCACCTGCTGTTCGTGGTCGACCGCGGCTCAGGCGTCCACACCGTGGACTTCACGCCCTACACACTCGGGCCGGGCAGCGTGCTGTGGGTGCGGCCGGGACAGGTGCAGCAGTTCGGTGACCTGTCGTCGCTCCAGGGCGTGCTGGTGCTGTTCGAACCGGACTTCGTGCCCGATCCGGCACCGTTCGGACCGACGCACTGGCGGCTGGACGTCACGGAGCGCATCCTGGTCGATTCGGGCATTCGGCACCTCGCCCAGGAGTACGCGGCACTGGCCGGACGGCCGCACGCGGCGGTCCTGCTCGGTCACCTGCTGTCGGCGTTGCTGCACCGCGTGTTGCTGGCCGAACCGGACGTGCCGCGACGTGGGCACACCGAGGCGTTCACGCGGTTCCGGGACGCCGTGGAGCGCGACTTCACCCATCGGCACCGCGTGGCCGACTACGCACGCGAGTTGGGCTACTCGACGCGGACGCTGGCACGGGCGACGAGGGATGCGACGGGCCTGGCTCCCAAGGAGTTCCTGGACCGTCGCATCGTGCTGGAGGCGCGACGCCTGCTGGCGCACACCGATCTTCCCGCCGCCGCGATCGGCACCCGACTCGGATTCTCCGACCCGACGAATTTCGCCAAGTATTTCCGGCAACGCACCGCGCTCGCACCCGGGGAATTCCGACTTCGGACCGGTCGCCCGATCCGGGAGGGCGCTCCCGGGGATATTCCGACATAACGACGTCATCGGAATATCCAGGGCCGGTCGACGCGGTACGGGACCGCGCCGACCGGCCGCCTGTCATACCTTGGTGCCGCCGTCGAACCGGTGAAGTGTCTGACGGCGGCGTTCGGCGCGCTGACGTGCGGCTTGCGACGACACGCCCAGCGCGGAGCCTATTTCCGCCCAGGTGTGGCCACCGTGCCCGACGGCCGGGGCGGGTTCACGGGCCCGGAGCACCTCCAGGTCCCCCATCTCGCGGACCGCACGGGAGACGGACTCCAGTACCCACAGCCTGACCAGGATCTCCGGGTCGTGCACGGGGCTGATCAGGACGACCAGCTCGTGCAC includes the following:
- a CDS encoding NAD(P)H-binding protein — encoded protein: MNPVVTITGASGGIGGRVARRLAAAGVAQRLVARNPAALPALPGATRVVGAAYSDVVGMRAALVGTEVLLLVSARESADRVREHRTAIDAAIAEGVHRIVYLSFLGAAADCTFTFGRDHWHTEEYLRATGVRFVALRDSLYSSALPAMTGADGVLRGPAGGGRVSVVSPDDVADVAVAALLDPAYDGQVLDVTGPEAITLAEAAAHLTRVTGRPVSYQPETEAEAYASRSGYGAPEFEVAGWVTSYQAIATGELAVVSDAVRRATGHAPQAFGDFLDANPNTWAHLRV
- a CDS encoding MFS transporter, with product MGDVIGTKIPGRLDRLPWSRWHWRILLGLGTVWVLDGLEVTIVGAMAARLVEPDAGAGLTAATVGVAAACYVAGACVGALVFGRLTDTFGRKKLFLVTLGVYVVATVATAFSFAPWFFFLARFVTGAGIGGEYAAINSAVDELIPARLRGRIDLVVNGTYWAGAAAGSALALVLLDTDLLPTGLGWRIAFALGAVLGLLILVVRRHVPESPRWLFIHGRAAEAERLVDDVEREVRAETGAELSEVDKKIEIRQRGSVPLREIAVTAFRDYPKRSVLGLALFVGQAFLYNGITFNLGTLFADYYHVASGVIPLFLVVYAVGNLLGPLVLGHFFDTVGRKPMIAATYLGSALATIPLTWAFVTGTGGAGLFLALLVVTFFLASAGASSAYLTVSEIFPMETRALAIAFFYAVGTALGGIVGPLLFGSLIESGDVGRVAFGFGLSAVVMALGGVAALLFGVKAERASLEDVARPLSTA
- a CDS encoding NAD(P)-dependent oxidoreductase, with translation MAHIALFGATGTIGARILDEALARGHRVTALLRDPAKLEKEHEALTKETVADVFQVTSAQVTGYDVVVSSVNGDVAGATRALVSALRGVEPTPRLIVVNGAGSLETAPGVKVWDTPGLPDFLLEIMHAHGDALDFLRTVEDVSWTAFSPAKTIAPGERTGTYRTGTDQVVSDEAGESKISAEDYAVALVDEIEKPAFLNQRFTAAN
- a CDS encoding AraC family transcriptional regulator; its protein translation is MRHETILDERYSNPVGDLGVEVMTLSVLRERAVPGGDRLAGPQRPRFHLLFVVDRGSGVHTVDFTPYTLGPGSVLWVRPGQVQQFGDLSSLQGVLVLFEPDFVPDPAPFGPTHWRLDVTERILVDSGIRHLAQEYAALAGRPHAAVLLGHLLSALLHRVLLAEPDVPRRGHTEAFTRFRDAVERDFTHRHRVADYARELGYSTRTLARATRDATGLAPKEFLDRRIVLEARRLLAHTDLPAAAIGTRLGFSDPTNFAKYFRQRTALAPGEFRLRTGRPIREGAPGDIPT